A region of Phycisphaerae bacterium DNA encodes the following proteins:
- the rplN gene encoding 50S ribosomal protein L14: protein MIQLQTMLDVADNTGAKQVQCIRVLKGSTARTGKYTLQTAGLGDVIVCAVKKALPSGDVKEGDVVKAVVVRCKQSTRRTDGSYVRFDSNAAVIIDAERNPRGTRIFGAVARELREKNFGKIISLAGEVV, encoded by the coding sequence ATGATCCAGTTGCAGACCATGTTGGACGTGGCGGATAACACCGGGGCCAAGCAGGTCCAGTGCATCCGGGTGCTCAAGGGTTCGACGGCCCGTACGGGCAAGTACACCCTGCAGACGGCGGGCCTGGGCGACGTGATCGTCTGTGCGGTCAAGAAGGCGCTGCCGTCGGGCGACGTGAAGGAAGGCGACGTGGTCAAGGCGGTGGTCGTCCGGTGCAAGCAGTCGACGCGTCGGACGGACGGCAGCTACGTCCGGTTCGACTCGAACGCGGCGGTGATCATCGACGCGGAGCGGAACCCCCGCGGCACGCGGATTTTCGGCGCGGTGGCCCGGGAGCTTCGCGAGAAGAATTTCGGCAAAATCATCTCGCTGGCCGGCGAGGTGGTTTAG
- the rplO gene encoding 50S ribosomal protein L15, producing the protein MMLHEINAGKVVKNRDRKRIGRGESSGQGKTSGRGHKGKGQRAGSGPSPRHEGGRVPYFRSIPKRGFSNFRFRTEFQVVNLGELDRAFEAGQTVDPAALAGKGLIAAAEHAVKILADGKLEKALTVKAHKFSKAAAEAVTAAGGSAEVIK; encoded by the coding sequence ATGATGCTCCACGAAATAAACGCCGGCAAGGTGGTCAAGAACCGGGACCGCAAGCGGATCGGCCGCGGCGAGTCCAGCGGTCAGGGCAAGACCAGCGGGCGCGGGCACAAGGGCAAGGGCCAGCGGGCGGGCAGCGGCCCCTCGCCCCGCCACGAGGGCGGGCGCGTGCCGTACTTCCGGTCGATCCCGAAGCGCGGGTTCTCGAACTTCCGCTTCCGGACCGAGTTCCAGGTGGTGAACCTGGGCGAGTTGGACCGGGCGTTCGAGGCGGGCCAGACGGTTGATCCGGCGGCCCTGGCGGGCAAGGGCCTGATCGCCGCGGCTGAGCACGCGGTCAAGATCCTGGCCGACGGCAAGCTGGAGAAGGCCTTGACGGTCAAGGCCCACAAGTTCAGCAAAGCCGCCGCCGAGGCCGTGACGGCCGCCGGCGGATCGGCGGAGGTGATCAAGTAG
- the rplP gene encoding 50S ribosomal protein L16: MGLMPKRVKFRKSQRGKIHGKATRGNTVAFGDFGLQTLEPAWITSHQIEAGRMAATHFLHREGRVYIRIFPHKSITGKPLETRMGKGKGEIEDWVAVVKPGTVLFEIGGVDEETARLAFTRVAHKMPIKVRFVRRHHGL; this comes from the coding sequence ATGGGATTGATGCCCAAACGAGTCAAGTTCCGCAAGAGCCAGCGTGGGAAGATCCACGGCAAGGCGACCCGCGGGAATACGGTGGCGTTCGGCGACTTCGGACTTCAGACGCTGGAGCCGGCGTGGATCACGAGCCACCAGATCGAGGCGGGCCGTATGGCGGCGACCCACTTCCTCCACCGCGAGGGGCGGGTGTACATTCGGATTTTCCCGCACAAGTCGATCACGGGCAAGCCGCTGGAGACGCGAATGGGAAAGGGCAAGGGCGAGATCGAGGACTGGGTGGCGGTGGTCAAGCCGGGCACCGTTCTCTTCGAGATCGGCGGCGTGGACGAGGAGACGGCCCGTCTGGCGTTCACCCGGGTGGCGCACAAGATGCCGATCAAGGTACGGTTCGTCCGGCGGCATCACGGGCTGTAG
- a CDS encoding 50S ribosomal protein L18 — MSAIKEKREQTSRRKWSVRNRVFGTPERPRLSVFRSHKHIYAQVIDDLAGRTLCSACSLNPEIKEQVKHGGDRKSAEIVGAILAQRAVMHGIKKVVFDRGPYKFHGRVKALADAARKAGLEF, encoded by the coding sequence ATGAGTGCAATAAAAGAAAAGCGGGAACAAACGTCACGGCGTAAATGGAGTGTGCGGAACCGGGTGTTCGGGACTCCCGAACGGCCCCGGCTCTCGGTGTTCCGGTCGCACAAGCACATCTACGCCCAGGTGATCGACGATCTGGCGGGCAGGACCCTGTGCTCGGCGTGCAGCCTGAACCCGGAGATCAAGGAGCAGGTCAAGCACGGCGGCGACCGCAAGTCGGCGGAGATCGTCGGAGCTATCCTCGCCCAGCGGGCGGTGATGCACGGGATCAAGAAGGTGGTCTTCGACCGCGGGCCGTACAAGTTCCACGGTCGTGTCAAAGCGCTGGCCGACGCGGCCAGAAAAGCGGGATTGGAGTTCTAG
- the rpsH gene encoding 30S ribosomal protein S8, with protein MSLSDPIADMLTRIRNGVRNNAKHVTVRGSKLCASIAKVLKDEGYIEEFDVIDDGRQGVIRVTLKYGPNGERVIQDLKRESKPGCRVYRGVRELPRVLDGLGVAIVSTSKGVMSDRQCRAERIGGELICTIY; from the coding sequence ATGAGTCTTTCGGATCCGATTGCCGACATGCTGACCCGCATCCGGAACGGGGTGCGAAACAACGCCAAGCACGTGACGGTGCGCGGGAGCAAGCTGTGCGCCAGCATCGCGAAGGTGCTGAAGGATGAAGGCTACATCGAGGAATTCGACGTGATCGACGACGGTCGGCAGGGCGTCATTCGGGTGACGCTCAAGTACGGTCCCAACGGCGAGCGCGTCATCCAGGACCTGAAGCGCGAGAGCAAGCCGGGGTGCCGGGTGTACCGCGGGGTTCGCGAACTGCCGCGGGTGCTGGACGGTCTGGGCGTGGCCATCGTTTCGACCAGCAAGGGGGTCATGAGCGACCGCCAGTGCCGGGCGGAACGGATCGGCGGCGAATTGATCTGCACGATCTACTAA
- the rplV gene encoding 50S ribosomal protein L22, with protein MPWSATHRGAQISARKARLVIDMIRGRNAAEALDLLKFTPKRASYMIRKVLQSAVSNAQSQGDADREALFVSAARIDEGTPLKRLKMGDRGRMFVIKRRTSHIHIEVDQAQA; from the coding sequence ATGCCTTGGTCTGCGACACATCGAGGAGCACAGATATCGGCCCGGAAGGCCCGCCTGGTGATCGACATGATCCGGGGGCGGAACGCCGCGGAGGCGCTGGACCTGCTGAAGTTCACTCCGAAGCGGGCGAGCTACATGATCCGCAAGGTCTTGCAGTCGGCGGTGAGCAACGCCCAGTCCCAGGGCGACGCGGACCGCGAGGCGTTGTTCGTCTCGGCGGCGCGGATCGACGAGGGGACGCCGCTGAAGCGTCTGAAGATGGGCGACCGCGGTCGGATGTTCGTGATCAAGCGGCGGACCAGTCACATCCACATTGAAGTGGACCAGGCACAGGCATAG
- the rplX gene encoding 50S ribosomal protein L24, protein MRVIKGDTVEVKVGNQAAAERPSKVRGTVLRVMPGENKVVVEGVNRHYKHVRRSQRYPQGGRVQREMPINLSNVMPVCPKCDRGVRVGYRVSENGAKHRVCRTCGTELHQIRKPTSGR, encoded by the coding sequence ATGCGAGTCATCAAAGGCGATACGGTGGAAGTGAAAGTCGGCAACCAGGCGGCGGCCGAGCGGCCCAGCAAGGTCCGCGGGACGGTGCTGCGGGTGATGCCGGGCGAGAACAAGGTGGTGGTCGAGGGCGTGAACCGTCACTACAAGCACGTGCGTCGTTCGCAGCGGTATCCGCAGGGCGGGCGGGTGCAGCGGGAGATGCCCATCAACCTTTCGAACGTCATGCCGGTCTGTCCCAAGTGCGACCGCGGGGTGCGGGTCGGCTACCGGGTGAGCGAGAACGGGGCGAAGCACCGGGTGTGCCGCACGTGCGGGACGGAGTTGCATCAGATCAGGAAGCCCACGTCGGGCAGGTAA
- the rpsC gene encoding 30S ribosomal protein S3, whose translation MGQKVSPIGFRTGVTLDWLSRWYAPSKQAYGECLVEDQKIRSHVDQHLNRQPPYAGVARVEIERTREEVKVVLHTARPGLVIGPRGAEVEKLRGALEDLTGRKVNVEVVEIRNADIDAQLVGEAIAEQLRRRASFRRVIKQRCESAMQAGAKGIKVIVSGRLGGSEMARTETQILGSIPLHTLQANVDYGYAISRTTYGVIGVRVWIYKGMFGEEVVEQEAKAGRFTRRGKR comes from the coding sequence GTGGGCCAGAAAGTATCTCCAATCGGATTTCGAACCGGGGTGACCCTGGATTGGCTGAGCCGTTGGTACGCCCCGAGCAAGCAGGCGTACGGCGAGTGCCTGGTCGAGGACCAGAAGATTCGCAGCCACGTGGACCAGCACCTGAACCGTCAGCCTCCGTACGCGGGGGTGGCGCGGGTCGAGATCGAGCGGACGCGCGAAGAGGTGAAGGTGGTGCTGCACACGGCGCGGCCGGGCCTGGTGATCGGGCCGCGCGGGGCGGAGGTGGAGAAGCTTCGCGGCGCGCTGGAGGACCTGACGGGCCGGAAGGTGAACGTGGAAGTGGTGGAGATCCGCAACGCGGACATCGACGCCCAGTTGGTGGGCGAGGCGATCGCGGAGCAGCTTCGCCGCCGCGCGAGTTTCCGCCGGGTGATCAAGCAGCGTTGCGAGTCGGCGATGCAGGCCGGGGCGAAGGGGATCAAGGTGATCGTGTCGGGCCGCCTGGGCGGTTCGGAGATGGCCCGGACGGAGACGCAGATTCTCGGATCGATCCCGCTGCACACGCTGCAGGCGAACGTGGATTACGGTTACGCGATCTCCCGGACGACGTACGGGGTGATCGGGGTGCGGGTGTGGATTTACAAAGGAATGTTCGGCGAGGAAGTGGTCGAGCAAGAAGCCAAGGCCGGTCGGTTCACCCGTCGCGGCAAGCGCTAG
- the rplB gene encoding 50S ribosomal protein L2, with protein sequence MAVKNYNPTSAGRRFGSVNSYSEITRTEPEKSLLEPLKKTGGRNHHGVATAKRRGGGNKRRYRRIDFRRDKDGVPAKVASIEYDPNRTAFIALLHYADGEKRYILAPIGLKVGDVLESGEGVEPRVGNAMPLSSVPVSYEIHNIEVIPGQGGKMVRSAGNVARLIGREGPTAHIQLPSGEIRMLSSRCRATIGQVGNLDHAKISLGKAGRNRHVGRRPRVRAIAKNPVDHPMGGGEGRSKSGKHPQSATGVLAKGGKTRKPKKASNSLIMRRRRSKRYGQLTL encoded by the coding sequence ATGGCAGTTAAAAACTACAATCCGACATCCGCGGGACGGCGCTTCGGTTCGGTCAACTCGTACAGCGAGATCACGCGGACCGAGCCGGAGAAGTCGCTGCTGGAACCGCTGAAGAAGACGGGCGGCCGGAACCACCACGGGGTGGCGACGGCGAAGCGTCGCGGCGGCGGGAACAAGCGCCGGTACCGGCGGATCGACTTCCGTCGCGACAAGGACGGGGTTCCGGCGAAGGTGGCGTCGATCGAGTACGATCCGAACCGGACGGCTTTCATCGCGCTGCTGCACTACGCGGACGGCGAGAAGCGTTACATTTTGGCCCCGATCGGTCTGAAGGTGGGCGACGTGCTGGAGAGCGGCGAGGGCGTCGAGCCGCGGGTGGGGAACGCGATGCCGCTTTCGTCGGTGCCGGTGAGCTACGAGATTCACAACATCGAGGTGATCCCGGGTCAGGGCGGCAAGATGGTGCGTTCGGCGGGGAACGTGGCGCGGTTGATCGGCCGGGAAGGTCCGACCGCCCACATCCAGTTGCCTTCGGGCGAGATCCGGATGCTCAGCTCGCGTTGCCGGGCGACGATCGGTCAGGTCGGGAACCTGGACCACGCGAAGATTTCGCTGGGCAAGGCGGGCCGCAATCGCCACGTGGGTCGTCGGCCGCGGGTTCGCGCGATCGCGAAGAACCCGGTGGACCACCCGATGGGCGGCGGCGAGGGCCGCAGCAAGAGCGGGAAGCACCCGCAGTCGGCGACCGGGGTGCTGGCCAAGGGCGGGAAGACGCGCAAGCCCAAGAAGGCGTCGAACAGCCTGATCATGCGTCGCCGGCGCAGCAAGCGCTATGGGCAGTTGACCCTGTAA
- the rpsE gene encoding 30S ribosomal protein S5 — protein MSQQPTLDIPIVTGEQPFEETVVRVYRCTKVVKGGRRFSFAALVVVGNRGGQVGVGYGKANEVPLAVEKAIKDAKKHLHAIPLRGRTIPHRIWGRFGASKIVLIPASEGTGVIAGSAPRAVLELVGIHDILTKSYGSTSPKNLVKATLEGLLELRSKQQVEELRGVTVA, from the coding sequence ATGAGTCAGCAGCCGACACTGGACATACCGATCGTAACGGGTGAGCAGCCATTTGAAGAAACCGTGGTGCGGGTCTACCGCTGCACTAAGGTGGTCAAGGGCGGGCGACGCTTTTCCTTCGCCGCGCTGGTCGTCGTGGGCAACCGCGGCGGGCAGGTCGGGGTCGGATACGGCAAGGCCAACGAGGTGCCTCTGGCCGTCGAGAAGGCGATCAAGGACGCCAAGAAGCACCTGCACGCGATCCCGCTCCGCGGCCGGACGATCCCTCACCGGATCTGGGGCCGGTTCGGGGCGAGCAAGATCGTGCTGATCCCGGCCAGCGAAGGTACCGGCGTTATCGCCGGATCGGCGCCGCGGGCGGTGCTGGAGCTGGTGGGCATTCACGACATCCTGACCAAGTCGTACGGTTCGACCAGCCCGAAGAACCTGGTCAAGGCGACGCTGGAAGGGCTGCTCGAACTGCGATCGAAACAACAGGTCGAAGAACTCAGAGGAGTGACCGTAGCATGA
- the rplW gene encoding 50S ribosomal protein L23 — MDIYQVIIRPLVTEKGTFLAERRFEGRGGVYCFEVHPDAKKFQVKEAVEKIYNVKVSGVRTANREGKRRRFRLTFGKTPRWKKVYVELHPDYHIDLF, encoded by the coding sequence ATGGATATTTACCAGGTTATCATCCGACCGTTGGTCACCGAGAAGGGCACCTTTCTGGCCGAGCGCCGGTTCGAAGGGCGGGGCGGGGTGTATTGCTTCGAGGTGCACCCGGACGCCAAGAAGTTCCAGGTCAAGGAAGCGGTCGAGAAGATCTACAACGTGAAAGTCAGCGGGGTGCGGACGGCGAACCGCGAGGGCAAGCGTCGTCGGTTCCGTCTGACCTTCGGCAAGACGCCGCGGTGGAAAAAGGTGTACGTCGAGTTGCACCCGGACTACCACATCGACCTGTTCTGA
- the secY gene encoding preprotein translocase subunit SecY, with product MIKTLINIFKVPELRNKILFTLGLLAVYRIGFHVPLAGVNQEMIAEHFGNVGGGLGRMAEYFAVFTGGSLAQSTIFGLGIMPYITAAIIFELLVTVIPSLEKLHKEGETGRRKIREYTRYATVLICVIQAMFWLKYISSQNLVYPEFVGSPLFIIMGVLALTTGTIFLMWLGEQIDEYGIGNGISLIITAGILSQMPGAIIQAGQMATTKIGGAAPGEIGPQKIVFLVLAFVFVVAGSILITQGQRRIPIQQAKQMRGRRIYGGMRHYLPLRVNHGGVMPIIFASSLMLFPQIIFDYFAQLGFWGSQFFVFLATSLQDGEFLYTVVYVAMVYFFAYFWTTVQFKPKEMSEQLRDYGSFIPGLRPGKRTEDYLERVMERITYAGAAFLALIAVIPSLVARWIGIPFGISTFLGGTGLLIVVSVILDLVQRIEANLMMRNYPGFLSASGGGRIKGAHG from the coding sequence ATGATCAAGACGCTGATCAACATCTTCAAGGTCCCGGAGCTGCGGAACAAGATCCTGTTCACGCTGGGCCTGCTGGCGGTGTACCGCATCGGGTTCCACGTGCCGTTGGCCGGCGTCAATCAGGAGATGATCGCCGAGCACTTCGGGAACGTGGGCGGCGGGCTTGGTCGGATGGCTGAGTACTTCGCGGTGTTCACCGGCGGATCGCTGGCCCAGAGCACGATCTTCGGCCTTGGCATCATGCCGTACATCACCGCGGCGATCATTTTCGAGCTGCTGGTGACGGTGATCCCCTCGCTGGAGAAACTCCACAAGGAGGGTGAGACCGGACGGCGGAAGATCCGCGAATACACGCGGTACGCCACCGTGCTGATCTGCGTGATCCAGGCGATGTTCTGGCTCAAATACATTTCGAGTCAGAACCTGGTGTATCCGGAGTTTGTCGGCAGTCCGCTGTTCATCATCATGGGCGTGCTGGCGTTGACCACCGGCACGATCTTTCTGATGTGGCTGGGCGAGCAGATCGACGAGTACGGCATCGGCAACGGGATCAGCTTGATCATCACGGCGGGCATTCTCTCGCAGATGCCGGGCGCCATCATCCAGGCTGGACAGATGGCCACGACGAAGATCGGCGGCGCCGCGCCGGGCGAGATCGGTCCCCAGAAGATCGTGTTCCTGGTGCTCGCGTTCGTGTTCGTGGTGGCCGGTTCGATCCTGATCACGCAGGGCCAGCGGCGGATTCCGATCCAGCAGGCCAAGCAGATGCGCGGCCGGCGGATCTACGGCGGCATGCGGCACTATCTGCCGCTGCGGGTCAATCACGGCGGCGTGATGCCGATCATCTTCGCCTCGAGCTTGATGCTGTTCCCGCAGATCATCTTCGACTATTTCGCCCAGCTCGGGTTCTGGGGTTCGCAGTTCTTCGTGTTCCTGGCGACGTCGCTGCAGGACGGCGAGTTCCTCTACACCGTGGTCTACGTGGCGATGGTGTACTTCTTCGCGTACTTCTGGACGACGGTCCAGTTCAAGCCCAAGGAGATGTCGGAGCAGCTTCGCGATTACGGCAGTTTCATTCCCGGTCTGCGGCCGGGCAAGCGGACCGAGGACTACCTGGAGCGCGTGATGGAACGGATCACCTACGCGGGTGCGGCGTTTCTGGCGCTGATCGCGGTGATCCCGTCCCTGGTGGCCCGGTGGATCGGCATTCCGTTCGGGATTTCGACGTTCCTGGGCGGCACCGGACTCCTGATCGTGGTCTCGGTCATACTGGACCTGGTCCAGCGGATCGAGGCGAACCTGATGATGCGGAATTACCCCGGTTTCCTGTCGGCCAGCGGCGGTGGAAGGATCAAGGGCGCGCATGGCTAA
- the rplD gene encoding 50S ribosomal protein L4, with protein MIEVPVYNRQGQQVETVSVDETLFGSIVRRRLLKQAMVMYQANKRQGTMATRSRAMVEGSTRKLFKQKHTGRARMGPLRTPIRRGGGMAFAKTPRDFSQDMPKKAKRMARLSALLAKMLDQELLLIDGLQADQPKTKEAAALLKALKIETSCLIGIEGYDKNVYLSVRNLPRVDVLPVGDFNAYDILSHRKVLITKAGFQKLQDLASGKAVAAEQPAS; from the coding sequence ATGATCGAGGTGCCCGTTTACAACCGCCAAGGGCAGCAGGTTGAGACGGTGTCGGTGGATGAGACCCTTTTTGGGTCGATCGTCCGGCGCCGGTTGCTCAAGCAGGCCATGGTGATGTATCAGGCCAATAAGCGGCAGGGGACCATGGCGACCCGGAGCCGCGCGATGGTTGAGGGTTCGACGCGGAAGCTTTTCAAGCAGAAGCACACGGGCCGGGCGCGGATGGGTCCGCTTCGGACGCCGATCCGTCGGGGCGGCGGCATGGCGTTCGCGAAGACTCCGCGGGACTTCTCGCAGGACATGCCGAAGAAGGCCAAGCGGATGGCGCGGTTGTCGGCTTTGCTGGCCAAGATGCTGGACCAGGAGCTGCTGCTGATCGACGGGCTGCAGGCGGATCAGCCGAAGACGAAGGAGGCGGCGGCGCTGCTGAAGGCCCTGAAGATCGAGACCTCTTGCCTTATCGGAATTGAGGGGTATGATAAAAACGTTTACCTGTCGGTCCGCAATCTGCCGCGGGTGGACGTGCTTCCGGTGGGGGACTTCAACGCGTACGACATTCTGAGCCACCGGAAGGTGCTCATCACGAAGGCCGGGTTCCAGAAGCTGCAGGATTTGGCCAGCGGGAAGGCCGTGGCGGCTGAGCAGCCGGCGAGCTAG
- the rplE gene encoding 50S ribosomal protein L5, which yields MARLQERYKNEILPALQAELGIGNPLAVPRLEKIVVSMGMGKAVANKQLIDTAAAELAMIVGQRPIICKARKSVSNFKLREGMPIGVKVTLRHQRMYEFLDRLVSVAIPRVRDFRGLDPTGFDGRGNFNMGLGEQTVFPEISVDKVQFQQGMNITMVTSAGSDEHGLKLLQKLGLPFRTGK from the coding sequence ATGGCGAGATTACAGGAACGATACAAGAACGAGATCCTTCCCGCCCTTCAGGCGGAGTTGGGGATCGGCAATCCCCTGGCGGTGCCGCGGCTTGAGAAGATCGTGGTGTCGATGGGGATGGGCAAGGCGGTGGCGAACAAGCAGCTGATCGACACGGCGGCGGCGGAGCTGGCGATGATCGTCGGCCAGCGTCCGATCATCTGCAAGGCCCGCAAGAGCGTGTCGAACTTCAAGCTTCGCGAGGGCATGCCGATCGGGGTGAAGGTGACGCTTCGGCACCAGCGGATGTACGAGTTTCTCGACCGCCTGGTGAGCGTGGCGATCCCCCGCGTGCGCGACTTCCGCGGACTGGATCCGACGGGTTTCGACGGCCGCGGGAACTTCAACATGGGCCTGGGCGAGCAGACGGTGTTCCCGGAGATCTCGGTGGACAAGGTCCAGTTCCAGCAGGGGATGAACATCACGATGGTGACCAGCGCGGGCAGCGACGAGCACGGGCTCAAGCTGCTCCAGAAGCTGGGTCTGCCGTTCCGAACCGGCAAGTAA
- a CDS encoding type Z 30S ribosomal protein S14 has translation MATKAWIAKANRKPKFKVRNYTRCQLCGRSRAVYRKFKICRVCLRSLANEGKMPGMKKASW, from the coding sequence ATGGCGACAAAGGCGTGGATCGCAAAAGCCAATCGAAAGCCGAAATTCAAGGTCCGGAACTACACGCGCTGCCAGTTGTGCGGCCGGAGCCGGGCGGTGTACCGGAAGTTCAAGATCTGCCGGGTCTGCCTCCGCTCGCTGGCGAACGAGGGCAAGATGCCGGGCATGAAGAAGGCGAGCTGGTAA
- the rplF gene encoding 50S ribosomal protein L6 yields MSRMGRKPISVPGNVKVSIQGSTVSVEGPKGKLAYTHRAEVTVSFDAEAKEVTVGRRDDSREAKSMHGLTRALVANMVEGVANGYTKTMEIYGTGYNVKQEGQQVAINVGFANTVKLDIPAGVTLQIQTPQSRSDTMPAVFSISGPDKQVVSELASRIKRIKKPEPYKGKGIRFQGERIRRKAGKAFGAAK; encoded by the coding sequence ATGTCGCGAATGGGAAGAAAACCGATCAGCGTCCCGGGCAACGTGAAGGTGTCCATCCAGGGCTCCACGGTGTCCGTCGAGGGACCCAAGGGCAAACTGGCGTACACCCACCGGGCCGAGGTGACGGTGAGCTTCGACGCGGAGGCCAAGGAAGTGACGGTCGGCCGGCGGGACGACTCCCGCGAGGCCAAGTCGATGCACGGGCTGACGCGGGCGCTGGTGGCCAACATGGTCGAGGGGGTGGCCAACGGGTACACCAAGACCATGGAAATCTACGGGACCGGATACAACGTCAAGCAGGAAGGCCAGCAGGTGGCGATCAACGTCGGTTTCGCCAACACGGTGAAGCTGGACATCCCGGCGGGCGTGACGCTCCAGATCCAGACGCCTCAGTCGCGGTCGGACACCATGCCGGCGGTCTTCTCGATCTCGGGGCCGGACAAGCAGGTGGTGAGCGAACTGGCGTCCCGGATCAAACGGATCAAGAAACCCGAGCCGTACAAGGGCAAGGGGATCCGGTTCCAGGGCGAGCGGATCCGTCGGAAGGCGGGCAAGGCGTTTGGAGCGGCGAAATAG
- the rplC gene encoding 50S ribosomal protein L3, producing MVAAILGKKVGMTQIYTEDGRAVSATVVEAGPCTVLEVRRPDADGYEAVQLGFEGVKPSRSTKAMIGHCAKAGVAPQAFIREFRMAGAADHQVGEMVTVEVFEQNQVKHVDVVGVTKGRGFAGVMKRHGFGGQPDSHGTERKHRSSGSIGSHGCERGRSGGIKKGKRMAGHMGNARRTVRNQELVGIVKDKNLLLIRGVVPGPTGGFVMIRASKTKS from the coding sequence ATGGTTGCTGCAATACTAGGCAAAAAAGTCGGGATGACGCAGATTTACACCGAGGACGGTCGTGCGGTCAGCGCCACCGTCGTCGAGGCGGGCCCGTGTACGGTGCTCGAGGTGCGGCGGCCGGATGCTGATGGCTACGAAGCGGTTCAGCTCGGTTTCGAGGGCGTCAAGCCATCGCGTTCGACCAAGGCGATGATCGGTCACTGTGCGAAGGCGGGGGTGGCCCCTCAGGCGTTTATCCGAGAGTTCCGGATGGCCGGGGCGGCCGATCACCAGGTCGGGGAGATGGTGACGGTTGAGGTGTTCGAGCAGAACCAGGTCAAGCACGTGGACGTGGTCGGGGTGACCAAGGGCCGCGGGTTTGCCGGCGTGATGAAGCGGCACGGGTTCGGCGGTCAGCCGGACAGCCACGGCACGGAGCGGAAGCACCGGTCGTCGGGCAGTATCGGCTCGCACGGCTGCGAACGCGGTCGCAGCGGCGGGATCAAGAAGGGCAAACGGATGGCGGGCCACATGGGGAATGCACGCCGCACGGTTCGCAATCAGGAACTCGTGGGGATCGTCAAAGACAAGAACCTCCTGCTGATCCGGGGCGTGGTTCCCGGGCCGACAGGAGGTTTTGTGATGATCCGTGCGAGCAAGACGAAGTCCTAA
- the rpmC gene encoding 50S ribosomal protein L29 produces MKITEIREHSTEELHNLLEDLRRRLFDLRAQAVTEKLEDPTQLTKTKRDIARVMTSLREREVKDVESTQHHLEKSHSTAGKGGK; encoded by the coding sequence GTGAAGATAACGGAAATTCGAGAGCATAGCACCGAAGAGCTTCACAACCTGCTGGAGGACCTGCGAAGGCGTCTTTTCGACCTTCGGGCCCAGGCGGTGACGGAGAAGCTCGAGGACCCGACGCAGTTGACCAAGACGAAGCGCGACATCGCCCGCGTCATGACGTCGCTTCGCGAGCGCGAGGTCAAGGACGTCGAGTCGACCCAGCATCACCTGGAGAAGAGCCACTCGACGGCGGGCAAGGGCGGCAAGTGA
- the rpsQ gene encoding 30S ribosomal protein S17, protein MTADEQTKQTERKPRRNYEGVVVAANRDKTIKVMVEELTRHPRYNKYLRRRTTMHVHDERNEAKTGDRVEIMECRPVSKTKTWRLVRVVRRSESVTAGATESNQ, encoded by the coding sequence ATGACCGCAGACGAACAGACAAAACAAACGGAACGCAAGCCGCGCCGGAACTACGAGGGCGTGGTGGTCGCGGCCAATCGCGACAAGACGATCAAGGTCATGGTCGAGGAGCTCACGCGGCACCCGCGGTACAACAAGTACCTGCGGCGTCGGACGACGATGCACGTTCACGACGAGCGGAACGAGGCCAAGACCGGCGACCGCGTTGAGATTATGGAGTGCAGGCCGGTGTCGAAGACCAAGACCTGGCGTCTGGTCCGGGTGGTGCGGCGCTCGGAGAGCGTCACGGCCGGTGCGACGGAGAGCAATCAATGA
- the rpsS gene encoding 30S ribosomal protein S19, whose amino-acid sequence MARSLKKGPYVAEKLLVKVERMSETGDRSPIRTWSRRSTIVPEFIGFTFEVHNGKAFNKVFVTEDMVGHKLGEFSPTRTFRGHAGTKR is encoded by the coding sequence ATGGCTCGATCGTTGAAAAAAGGACCTTACGTAGCCGAGAAACTCCTGGTGAAGGTCGAACGCATGAGCGAGACCGGGGATCGCAGTCCGATCCGGACGTGGTCTCGCCGGAGCACGATCGTGCCGGAGTTCATCGGATTTACGTTCGAAGTGCACAACGGAAAAGCGTTCAACAAGGTGTTCGTGACCGAGGACATGGTCGGGCACAAGCTGGGCGAGTTCTCGCCGACCCGGACGTTCCGCGGGCACGCGGGAACGAAACGGTAA